Proteins from one Silurus meridionalis isolate SWU-2019-XX chromosome 3, ASM1480568v1, whole genome shotgun sequence genomic window:
- the znf142 gene encoding zinc finger protein 142 isoform X1: MEKQNLDPYSEEQLDNSVQSETGIKTVNKAGNKDKYINRKMCNKNSFKKRTIKKKTSPASSQDEEVNPESPLPDATKQSKRKKTSKGKTSLTSVQDHVAEGTEHTFRTHICTECQRCFKMRSHLTEHMRLHFPDPSLQCPTCKHYFTSKSKLRIHMLRESGEKLHRCHLCEYAAVERNTLNRHVASVHGHEGETDTDKDFYTCPTCQKSFHQSQALKSHMKSHHITQNGQPLPCFHQGCTFQSIDKKLLQNHVSDAHGIKAIECHHHACCALFGSKEDMETHFRTHQAFHCTQCEFSCSNKSRFQQHQRQGHAGETQLRCSFCHYNTFNPVEFEQHVGHFHANEKTHKCPECSFVTAHKRVLKRHLLVHTGEKPHKCSLCEFRCRDETYLSKHMLTHTKDKQHMCSECGYVTKWKHYLNVHMRKHTGDLRYKCNQCTYRCHRIDQLNSHKIRHQEKTLICEVCAYSCKRKTELLKHMQVKHAIGEDHQYPLFQCKFCTYTTKYRQALHNHENCKHTQTRKFRCALCSYTTFSNTALFLHKRKAHGYVPGDVKWLETYAEKERQNSSVDVIRNFYSAVEECSEGKVDSCSDSKTPNQAESANMTSDVSSQIPNCCETINGSEISSSVELRVSSVANALGEDSNNTTEDHSVIQLTLLTETENDHRGPQENQEATSINIPLGDFPRSHNAYETPPIPNKHVSPEEDLCAVSDCEEHCVITEQAQIQRHEMLTTESQTSLAQQAISTKTPLAEAASSETLLQVMRRQDKDQAKALILEGRVQMLVVQTQDNVYRCDRCSYVTRKHAALTRHCRSSCQVMKAALQCQDCGVRFKQLRSFNTHRLRKCHALQKKKKTLSNSRDGEIAQEKFTSHNQNATTGKESAVPVTDPCEENVRTTTENRSKIVHKTPSNSSLSDSKILTIHESCDYQERDGKFSCINCSFSCSRKAAIARHSTACCRSTSKTTLTVNEVTSEVNKEQSGRDEQLEKQNAENHRDSGKQIKTSKRVYCTNCPFVCQQRRALTSHEKRGCLKPGEIQCPQCSFVARSETSLSRHILGHGKDKSHKRGKPTQLCCKLCSFSCKQERRMNQHVALKHEGIRPFRCRFCDFSTARRHRLDAHESMHTGVGRHRCELCNQTFGTSSKLRLHRQRIHDKQATHFCSLCDYKGYNPNDISRHTLSCHTGEMSYKCSQCDYCFSSDIAFKQHCKRTHKTHCCTQCSFSCDTDTVLKDHLQSKHPHREKEPDSHTQLDPAKCSRASVNQQCPDCPFTTSKKLSLVQHILDEHESGCDEGKMLKCDICGFSCFHQLVFDQHVRSHGGTCVYKCTECDFSTQNKQKITWHIRIHTGEKPYSCEKCSYTCADPSRLKYHMRIHQDERKYLCPECGYKCKWVNQLKYHMTKHSGTKSYVCEECEYRTNRADVLRVHRETRHRDTRSFICEKCGKAFKTRFLLKTHQKRHSDERPYVCSECKRGFRWPAGLRHHFLSHTNQLPFCCLYCTYRAKQKFQVVKHLRRHHPDKPMQNSVVKDPNTSSVSLQKALWLGSNNKGHTESKGVIKGEKETLTVGK; encoded by the exons ATGGAGAAACAAAATCTAGATCCATACAGCGAGGAGCAGCTGGATAACAGTGTACAGAGTGAGACTGGGATAAAGACTGTGAACAAGG CTGGAAACAaggacaaatatataaatagaaaaatgtgcaataaaaactctttcaaaaagagaacaataaaaaaaaaaacatctccagCTTCGTCCCAAGATGAGGAGGTTAATCCTGAGAGTCCATTGCCTGATGCAACAAAGCAGtccaagaggaaaaaaacatccaaGGGGAAAACATCTTTGACATCAGTCCAAG ATCACGTGGCCGAGGGCACAGAGCACACGTTTCGCACTCACATATGCACAGAATGCCAGCGCTGCTTTAAGATGCGCTCTCACTTGACGGAGCACATGCGTCTCCATTTTCCCGACCCCAGCCTGCAGTGTCCCACCTGCAAGCACTACTTTACCAGCAAAAGCAAGCTGCGTATTCACATGCTGAGGGAATCTGGTGAGAAGCTGCATCGCTGTCATCTGTGCGAGTATGCTGCTGTGGAACGTAACACCCTAAACCGCCACGTTGCCAGCGTGCATGGCCACGAAGGAGAAACGGACACCGACAAAGATTTCTACACGTGCCCCACTTGCCAAAAGAGCTTCCACCAGAGTCAGGCATTAAAGAGTCATATGAAGTCCCATCATATCACTCAGAATGGGCAGCCTCTGCCATGCTTCCACCAAGGCTGCACCTTCCAATCCATAGATAAAAAGCTACTTCAGAATCATGTGTCAGATGCGCACGGTATCAAGGCTATAGAGTGTCATCACCACGCCTGCTGCGCACTGTTCGGAAGCAAAGAAGATATGGAGACTCATTTTCGCACACATCAAGCCTTCCACTGCACCCAATGTGAATTCTCATGTTCCAACAAGAGCCGTTTCCAGCAGCACCAAAGACAGGGCCATGCTGGAGAGACGCAGCTCAGATGTAGCTTCTGTCATTACAACACTTTTAATCCGGTGGAGTTCGAGcagcatgtaggacattttcaTGCCAACGAGAAAACACACAAGTGCCCAGAGTGCAGCTTTGTGACTGCTCACAAAAGAGTCCTTAAAAGACACCTGCTAGTGCATACGG gtgAAAAGCCACACAAATGTTCCCTGTGTGAATTCAGATGCCGGGATGAGACGTATCTCTCAAAACACATGCTGACACACACCAAAGACAAGCAGCACATGTGTTCAGAATGTGGTTATGTTACCAAATGGAAGCACTACCTAAATGTCCACATGCGCAAACACACTGGAGATCTGAG GTACAAGTGTAACCAGTGTACATATCGGTGTCACCGCATTGACCAGCTGAACAGCCACAAGATTCGTCATCAAGAGAAAACCCTTATCTGTGAGGTATGTGCTTACTCCTGCAAGCGAAAGACCGAACTGCTCAAGCACATGCAGGTCAAACACGCGATTGGGGAAGACCACCAGTATCCTCTTTTCCAGTGCAAGTTCTGTACTTACACAACAAAGTACCGCCAAGCTCTACACAACCATGAaaactgcaaacacacccaAACAAGGAAGTTCCGCTGTGCCCTCTGTTCCTACACAACGTTTAGCAATACTGCACTCTTTCTGCACAAGCGAAAGGCTCATGGATACGTTCCTGGGGATGTAAAGTGGTTGGAAACGTatgcagaaaaagagagacaaaacaGTTCTGTGGATGTGATTCGAAATTTTTACTCTGCGGTTGAAGAGTGCTCTGAGGGAAAAGTGGATTCCTGTAGTGATTCAAAAACCCCTAACCAGGCAGAGTCGGCAAATATGACCAGTGATGTCAGTTCCCAAATTCCCAATTGCTGTGAAACAATAAATGGATCAGAAATCTCAAGTTCTGTGGAACTCCGGGTCAGTTCTGTTGCTAATGCACTGGGAGAGGACTCAAACAATACCACTGAAGATCACTCAGTTATCCAGTTAACCTTATTAACAGAAACTGAAAATGACCACAGAGGACCTCAAGAAAACCAGGAAGCCACATCCATAAATATCCCACTTGGTGATTTTCCAAGATCTCACAATGCATACGAAACCCCTCCGATCCCTAATAAACATGTAAGTCCAGAGGAAGACTTGTGTGCTGTGTCAGATTGTGAAGAACACTGTGTTATCACAGAGCAAGCACAAATCCAACGACATGAGATGCTGACCACAGAATCCCAAACCTCACTAGCTCAACAAGCAATTTCTACAAAGACTCCCTTAGCTGAGGCAGCATCTTCAGAGACCTTGCTGCAGGTTATGAGAAGGCAGGACAAAGACCAAGCAAAAGCTCTGATTCTGGAGGGTCGAGTGCAGATGTTGGTAGTCCAGACCCAGGACAACGTGTACCGATGTGATCGCTGCTCCTATGTGACCCGTAAGCATGCAGCTTTAACACGCCACTGCAGATCATCGTGCCAGGTAATGAAAGCAGCACTCCAGTGCCAGGACTGCGGCGTACGCTTTAAACAATTACGCTCCTTTAACACCCACCGTCTCAGAAAGTGCCATGCActgcaaaagaagaagaaaacacttTCTAACTCAAGAGACGGCGAAATTGCACAGGAAAAGTTTACGTCACATAATCAAAATGCTACTACAGGTAAGGAATCTGCTGTCCCAGTAACAGACCCATGTGAGGAGAATGTGCGAACAACCACAGAAAATAGGTCAAAGATTGTACATAAAACACCCAGTAATTCTTCTCTATCTGATTCAAAGATCTTGACAATTCATGAATCCTGTGATTACCAGGAAAGGGACGGTAAATTCAGTTGCATAAATTGTTCATTTTCATGTAGCAGGAAAGCGGCAATTGCTCGCCATAGCACAGCTTGCTGCAGAAGCACATCTAAAACAACCCTGACTGTAAATGAAGTTACCTCTGAGGTGAATAAAGAGCAAAGTGGAAGAGATGAACAGCTGGAAAAACAAAATGCGGAAAACCATAGAGACTCAGGAAAgcaaattaaaacctccaaaCGAGTTTACTGTACCAACTGTCCATTTGTTTGCCAACAGAGAAGAGCATTAACAAGTCATGAAAAGCGGGGATGTTTAAAGCCCGGGGAGATCCAGTGCCCACAATGCTCATTTGTGGCCAGATCAGAGACATCGCTGAGTCGACACATCCTGGGTCACGGTAAAGATAAGAGTCATAAACGTGGCAAGCCAACTCAACTTTGTTGCAAGCTTTGCTCTTTCTCCTGCAAGCAGGAGCGCCGCATGAATCAGCATGTCGCGCTGAAGCATGAGGGCATTCGTCCATTCCGCTGTCGCTTCTGTGATTTCAGCACAGCACGCCGTCACCGCCTAGACGCTCATGAGTCCATGCACACGGGCGTAGGCAGGCATCGATGCGAGTTGTGTAATCAGACTTTCGGGACTTCTTCCAAGTTACGCCTGCATCGCCAACGCATTCACGACAAGCAAGCCACTCACTTCTGCTCTTTGTGTGACTACAAAGGCTACAACCCAAATGACATCAGCCGGCACACCCTCAGCTGCCACACGGGCGAGATGAGCTACAAATGCAGCCAGTGCGATTACTGTTTCAGCTCTGATATTGCCTTTAAGCAACACTGTAAGCGAACACACAAGACACACTGCTGCACTCAGTGTAGTTTCAGCTGTGACACTGACACTGTCCTCAAAGACCATTTGCAAAGTAAACATCCTCACAGGGAGAAAGAACCTGATTCGCACACTCAGCTTGACCCTGCAAAGTGCAGCAGGGCCTCCGTCAACCAGCAATGCCCAGACTGCCCTTTTACAACATCAAAAAAACTCTCACTCGTCCAGCACATCTTGGACGAACATGAGAGCGGATGCGATGAAGGAAAAATGCTCAAGTGTGATATCTGTGGCTTTTCTTGCTTCCATCAGTTAGTGTTTGACCAACATGTCCGGTCACATGGAGGAACCTGTGTTTACAAATGCACCGAATGTGACTTCTCGACTCAGAACAAACAGAAAATCACCTGGCACATTCGCATCCACACGGGAGAGAAACCATACTCCTGCGAAAAGTGCAGCTACACTTGTGCGGATCCTTCTCGCTTAAAG tatcACATGAGGATTCACCAAGACGAGCGCAAATATCTCTGTCCGGAATGTGGCTACAAATGCAAATGGGTAAACCAGCTAAAGTATCACATGACAAAACATTCAG GAACCAAATCGTATGTATGCGAGGAATGTGAGTACCGCACAAACCGTGCCGATGTGCTACGTGTCCACCGTGAGACGCGCCATCGAGACACGCGGTCCTTCATCTGTGAAAAGTGTGGCAAAGCTTTTAAAACGCGCTTCCTACTCAAGACACACCAGAAAAGGCACAGCGACGAGCGGCCATATGTCTGCTCTGAGTGCAAGCGAGGCTTCCGCTGGCCAGCAGGACTCCGGCACCACTTCCTCAGCCACACCAACCAGCTGCCTTTCTGCTGTCTGTACTGCACTTATCGTGCAAAGCAAAAGTTCCAGGTGGTAAAACATTTACGGAGGCACCATCCAGACAAGCCAATGCAGAACAGTGTAGTTAAAGACCCGAACACCTCCAGTGTCTCACTGCAAAAGGCTCTTTGGCTTGGGTCAAACAATAAGGGACACACAGAGAGCAAAGGTGTCATTAAAGGGGAGAAAGAAACTTTAACCGTTGGGAAATAA
- the znf142 gene encoding zinc finger protein 142 isoform X2, whose amino-acid sequence MCNKNSFKKRTIKKKTSPASSQDEEVNPESPLPDATKQSKRKKTSKGKTSLTSVQDHVAEGTEHTFRTHICTECQRCFKMRSHLTEHMRLHFPDPSLQCPTCKHYFTSKSKLRIHMLRESGEKLHRCHLCEYAAVERNTLNRHVASVHGHEGETDTDKDFYTCPTCQKSFHQSQALKSHMKSHHITQNGQPLPCFHQGCTFQSIDKKLLQNHVSDAHGIKAIECHHHACCALFGSKEDMETHFRTHQAFHCTQCEFSCSNKSRFQQHQRQGHAGETQLRCSFCHYNTFNPVEFEQHVGHFHANEKTHKCPECSFVTAHKRVLKRHLLVHTGEKPHKCSLCEFRCRDETYLSKHMLTHTKDKQHMCSECGYVTKWKHYLNVHMRKHTGDLRYKCNQCTYRCHRIDQLNSHKIRHQEKTLICEVCAYSCKRKTELLKHMQVKHAIGEDHQYPLFQCKFCTYTTKYRQALHNHENCKHTQTRKFRCALCSYTTFSNTALFLHKRKAHGYVPGDVKWLETYAEKERQNSSVDVIRNFYSAVEECSEGKVDSCSDSKTPNQAESANMTSDVSSQIPNCCETINGSEISSSVELRVSSVANALGEDSNNTTEDHSVIQLTLLTETENDHRGPQENQEATSINIPLGDFPRSHNAYETPPIPNKHVSPEEDLCAVSDCEEHCVITEQAQIQRHEMLTTESQTSLAQQAISTKTPLAEAASSETLLQVMRRQDKDQAKALILEGRVQMLVVQTQDNVYRCDRCSYVTRKHAALTRHCRSSCQVMKAALQCQDCGVRFKQLRSFNTHRLRKCHALQKKKKTLSNSRDGEIAQEKFTSHNQNATTGKESAVPVTDPCEENVRTTTENRSKIVHKTPSNSSLSDSKILTIHESCDYQERDGKFSCINCSFSCSRKAAIARHSTACCRSTSKTTLTVNEVTSEVNKEQSGRDEQLEKQNAENHRDSGKQIKTSKRVYCTNCPFVCQQRRALTSHEKRGCLKPGEIQCPQCSFVARSETSLSRHILGHGKDKSHKRGKPTQLCCKLCSFSCKQERRMNQHVALKHEGIRPFRCRFCDFSTARRHRLDAHESMHTGVGRHRCELCNQTFGTSSKLRLHRQRIHDKQATHFCSLCDYKGYNPNDISRHTLSCHTGEMSYKCSQCDYCFSSDIAFKQHCKRTHKTHCCTQCSFSCDTDTVLKDHLQSKHPHREKEPDSHTQLDPAKCSRASVNQQCPDCPFTTSKKLSLVQHILDEHESGCDEGKMLKCDICGFSCFHQLVFDQHVRSHGGTCVYKCTECDFSTQNKQKITWHIRIHTGEKPYSCEKCSYTCADPSRLKYHMRIHQDERKYLCPECGYKCKWVNQLKYHMTKHSGTKSYVCEECEYRTNRADVLRVHRETRHRDTRSFICEKCGKAFKTRFLLKTHQKRHSDERPYVCSECKRGFRWPAGLRHHFLSHTNQLPFCCLYCTYRAKQKFQVVKHLRRHHPDKPMQNSVVKDPNTSSVSLQKALWLGSNNKGHTESKGVIKGEKETLTVGK is encoded by the exons atgtgcaataaaaactctttcaaaaagagaacaataaaaaaaaaaacatctccagCTTCGTCCCAAGATGAGGAGGTTAATCCTGAGAGTCCATTGCCTGATGCAACAAAGCAGtccaagaggaaaaaaacatccaaGGGGAAAACATCTTTGACATCAGTCCAAG ATCACGTGGCCGAGGGCACAGAGCACACGTTTCGCACTCACATATGCACAGAATGCCAGCGCTGCTTTAAGATGCGCTCTCACTTGACGGAGCACATGCGTCTCCATTTTCCCGACCCCAGCCTGCAGTGTCCCACCTGCAAGCACTACTTTACCAGCAAAAGCAAGCTGCGTATTCACATGCTGAGGGAATCTGGTGAGAAGCTGCATCGCTGTCATCTGTGCGAGTATGCTGCTGTGGAACGTAACACCCTAAACCGCCACGTTGCCAGCGTGCATGGCCACGAAGGAGAAACGGACACCGACAAAGATTTCTACACGTGCCCCACTTGCCAAAAGAGCTTCCACCAGAGTCAGGCATTAAAGAGTCATATGAAGTCCCATCATATCACTCAGAATGGGCAGCCTCTGCCATGCTTCCACCAAGGCTGCACCTTCCAATCCATAGATAAAAAGCTACTTCAGAATCATGTGTCAGATGCGCACGGTATCAAGGCTATAGAGTGTCATCACCACGCCTGCTGCGCACTGTTCGGAAGCAAAGAAGATATGGAGACTCATTTTCGCACACATCAAGCCTTCCACTGCACCCAATGTGAATTCTCATGTTCCAACAAGAGCCGTTTCCAGCAGCACCAAAGACAGGGCCATGCTGGAGAGACGCAGCTCAGATGTAGCTTCTGTCATTACAACACTTTTAATCCGGTGGAGTTCGAGcagcatgtaggacattttcaTGCCAACGAGAAAACACACAAGTGCCCAGAGTGCAGCTTTGTGACTGCTCACAAAAGAGTCCTTAAAAGACACCTGCTAGTGCATACGG gtgAAAAGCCACACAAATGTTCCCTGTGTGAATTCAGATGCCGGGATGAGACGTATCTCTCAAAACACATGCTGACACACACCAAAGACAAGCAGCACATGTGTTCAGAATGTGGTTATGTTACCAAATGGAAGCACTACCTAAATGTCCACATGCGCAAACACACTGGAGATCTGAG GTACAAGTGTAACCAGTGTACATATCGGTGTCACCGCATTGACCAGCTGAACAGCCACAAGATTCGTCATCAAGAGAAAACCCTTATCTGTGAGGTATGTGCTTACTCCTGCAAGCGAAAGACCGAACTGCTCAAGCACATGCAGGTCAAACACGCGATTGGGGAAGACCACCAGTATCCTCTTTTCCAGTGCAAGTTCTGTACTTACACAACAAAGTACCGCCAAGCTCTACACAACCATGAaaactgcaaacacacccaAACAAGGAAGTTCCGCTGTGCCCTCTGTTCCTACACAACGTTTAGCAATACTGCACTCTTTCTGCACAAGCGAAAGGCTCATGGATACGTTCCTGGGGATGTAAAGTGGTTGGAAACGTatgcagaaaaagagagacaaaacaGTTCTGTGGATGTGATTCGAAATTTTTACTCTGCGGTTGAAGAGTGCTCTGAGGGAAAAGTGGATTCCTGTAGTGATTCAAAAACCCCTAACCAGGCAGAGTCGGCAAATATGACCAGTGATGTCAGTTCCCAAATTCCCAATTGCTGTGAAACAATAAATGGATCAGAAATCTCAAGTTCTGTGGAACTCCGGGTCAGTTCTGTTGCTAATGCACTGGGAGAGGACTCAAACAATACCACTGAAGATCACTCAGTTATCCAGTTAACCTTATTAACAGAAACTGAAAATGACCACAGAGGACCTCAAGAAAACCAGGAAGCCACATCCATAAATATCCCACTTGGTGATTTTCCAAGATCTCACAATGCATACGAAACCCCTCCGATCCCTAATAAACATGTAAGTCCAGAGGAAGACTTGTGTGCTGTGTCAGATTGTGAAGAACACTGTGTTATCACAGAGCAAGCACAAATCCAACGACATGAGATGCTGACCACAGAATCCCAAACCTCACTAGCTCAACAAGCAATTTCTACAAAGACTCCCTTAGCTGAGGCAGCATCTTCAGAGACCTTGCTGCAGGTTATGAGAAGGCAGGACAAAGACCAAGCAAAAGCTCTGATTCTGGAGGGTCGAGTGCAGATGTTGGTAGTCCAGACCCAGGACAACGTGTACCGATGTGATCGCTGCTCCTATGTGACCCGTAAGCATGCAGCTTTAACACGCCACTGCAGATCATCGTGCCAGGTAATGAAAGCAGCACTCCAGTGCCAGGACTGCGGCGTACGCTTTAAACAATTACGCTCCTTTAACACCCACCGTCTCAGAAAGTGCCATGCActgcaaaagaagaagaaaacacttTCTAACTCAAGAGACGGCGAAATTGCACAGGAAAAGTTTACGTCACATAATCAAAATGCTACTACAGGTAAGGAATCTGCTGTCCCAGTAACAGACCCATGTGAGGAGAATGTGCGAACAACCACAGAAAATAGGTCAAAGATTGTACATAAAACACCCAGTAATTCTTCTCTATCTGATTCAAAGATCTTGACAATTCATGAATCCTGTGATTACCAGGAAAGGGACGGTAAATTCAGTTGCATAAATTGTTCATTTTCATGTAGCAGGAAAGCGGCAATTGCTCGCCATAGCACAGCTTGCTGCAGAAGCACATCTAAAACAACCCTGACTGTAAATGAAGTTACCTCTGAGGTGAATAAAGAGCAAAGTGGAAGAGATGAACAGCTGGAAAAACAAAATGCGGAAAACCATAGAGACTCAGGAAAgcaaattaaaacctccaaaCGAGTTTACTGTACCAACTGTCCATTTGTTTGCCAACAGAGAAGAGCATTAACAAGTCATGAAAAGCGGGGATGTTTAAAGCCCGGGGAGATCCAGTGCCCACAATGCTCATTTGTGGCCAGATCAGAGACATCGCTGAGTCGACACATCCTGGGTCACGGTAAAGATAAGAGTCATAAACGTGGCAAGCCAACTCAACTTTGTTGCAAGCTTTGCTCTTTCTCCTGCAAGCAGGAGCGCCGCATGAATCAGCATGTCGCGCTGAAGCATGAGGGCATTCGTCCATTCCGCTGTCGCTTCTGTGATTTCAGCACAGCACGCCGTCACCGCCTAGACGCTCATGAGTCCATGCACACGGGCGTAGGCAGGCATCGATGCGAGTTGTGTAATCAGACTTTCGGGACTTCTTCCAAGTTACGCCTGCATCGCCAACGCATTCACGACAAGCAAGCCACTCACTTCTGCTCTTTGTGTGACTACAAAGGCTACAACCCAAATGACATCAGCCGGCACACCCTCAGCTGCCACACGGGCGAGATGAGCTACAAATGCAGCCAGTGCGATTACTGTTTCAGCTCTGATATTGCCTTTAAGCAACACTGTAAGCGAACACACAAGACACACTGCTGCACTCAGTGTAGTTTCAGCTGTGACACTGACACTGTCCTCAAAGACCATTTGCAAAGTAAACATCCTCACAGGGAGAAAGAACCTGATTCGCACACTCAGCTTGACCCTGCAAAGTGCAGCAGGGCCTCCGTCAACCAGCAATGCCCAGACTGCCCTTTTACAACATCAAAAAAACTCTCACTCGTCCAGCACATCTTGGACGAACATGAGAGCGGATGCGATGAAGGAAAAATGCTCAAGTGTGATATCTGTGGCTTTTCTTGCTTCCATCAGTTAGTGTTTGACCAACATGTCCGGTCACATGGAGGAACCTGTGTTTACAAATGCACCGAATGTGACTTCTCGACTCAGAACAAACAGAAAATCACCTGGCACATTCGCATCCACACGGGAGAGAAACCATACTCCTGCGAAAAGTGCAGCTACACTTGTGCGGATCCTTCTCGCTTAAAG tatcACATGAGGATTCACCAAGACGAGCGCAAATATCTCTGTCCGGAATGTGGCTACAAATGCAAATGGGTAAACCAGCTAAAGTATCACATGACAAAACATTCAG GAACCAAATCGTATGTATGCGAGGAATGTGAGTACCGCACAAACCGTGCCGATGTGCTACGTGTCCACCGTGAGACGCGCCATCGAGACACGCGGTCCTTCATCTGTGAAAAGTGTGGCAAAGCTTTTAAAACGCGCTTCCTACTCAAGACACACCAGAAAAGGCACAGCGACGAGCGGCCATATGTCTGCTCTGAGTGCAAGCGAGGCTTCCGCTGGCCAGCAGGACTCCGGCACCACTTCCTCAGCCACACCAACCAGCTGCCTTTCTGCTGTCTGTACTGCACTTATCGTGCAAAGCAAAAGTTCCAGGTGGTAAAACATTTACGGAGGCACCATCCAGACAAGCCAATGCAGAACAGTGTAGTTAAAGACCCGAACACCTCCAGTGTCTCACTGCAAAAGGCTCTTTGGCTTGGGTCAAACAATAAGGGACACACAGAGAGCAAAGGTGTCATTAAAGGGGAGAAAGAAACTTTAACCGTTGGGAAATAA
- the LOC124380542 gene encoding mitochondrial chaperone BCS1 has product MAVSDFLGALKDNPYFGAGFGLVGVGTALALARKGAQIGMVFFRRNYMITLEVPSRDKSYHWLLSWITKHAKHTQHLSVETSYMQHESGRVHTQFDFHPSPGNHIIWYGRKWIRVERTREKQMVDLHTGTPWESVTFTAFGRDRQIFFNILQEARELALKQEEGRTVMYTAMGAEWRPFGFPRRRRPLSSVVLENGIAERIVDDVKEFISNPKWYTDRGIPYRRGYLLYGPPGCGKSSFITALAGQLGYSICLMSLSDRSLSDDRLNHLLSVAPQQSIILLEDVDAAFVSRELLHIENPTAFQGMGRLTFSGLLNALDGVASSEARIVFMTTNFIERLDPALIRPGRVDLKQYVGHCTHYQLNQMFQRFYPLESAAEGERFAANALAAHAHLSAAQVQGHFMLYKMDPAGAIDNVAKI; this is encoded by the exons ATGGCCGTTTCAGATTTTCTCGGAGCTTTGAAGGACAACCCTTACTTTGGGGCTGGTTTTGGACTAGTTGGTGTGGGCACAGCACTAGCACTTGCTAGAAAGGGGGCACAGATTGGCATGGTGTTCTTCAGGCGCAATTACATGATCACCCTCGAGGTTCCCAGCAGAGACAAGAGTTACCACTGGTTGTTGAGCTGGATCACCAAACACGCTAAGCATACTCAGCATCTCAGTGTGGAGACCTCCTACATGCAGCATGAGAGTGGACGGGTCCACACACAGTTTGATTTCCACCCAAGTCCTGGGAATCACATCATTTG gtATGGCAGAAAATGGATAAGAGTGGAGAGAAccagagagaaacagatggtGGATCTACACACAGGAACACCGTGGGAGTCTGTCACCTTTACAGCCTTTGGCAGGGACCGGCAAATTTTCTTCAACATACTGCAGGAAG CACGAGAGCTGGCTCTGAAGCAGGAAGAAGGGCGCACTGTGATGTACACTGCCATGGGTGCAGAGTGGAGGCCTTTCGGCTTTCCTCGCCGCCGACGCCCTTTGTCCTCTGTTGTCCTGGAGAATGGCATAGCTGAGAGGATTGTGGATGATGTAAAGGAATTTATTAGCAATCCAAAGTGGTATACTGACAGAG GCATTCCTTACAGAAGGGGCTATTTATTGTATGGACCTCCAGGATGTGGAAAAAGCAGCTTTAT CACGGCGCTTGCTGGTCAGTTGGGTTACAGCATCTGTTTGATGAGCCTGAGTGACCGCAGTCTTTCTGATGACCGGCTGAATCACCTGCTGAGCGTGGCTCCGCAGCAGAGCATCATTCTGTTGGAAGATGTGGACGCTGCCTTTGTCAGCCGGGAGTTACTGCATATTGAGA ACCCAACGGCCTTCCAAGGCATGGGGAGGCTGACTTTTAGCGGACTTCTTAACGCACTAGACGGAGTTGCTTCTTCGGAAGCTAGAATTGTCTTCATGACTACTAATTTTATTGAGAG ACTTGATCCAGCTCTAATAAGACCTGGTCGTGTGGATCTGAAGCAGTATGTTGGACACTGTACTCATTATCAGCTCAATCAGATGTTCCAGAGGTTCTACCCACTGGAGTCTGCAGCTGAGGGAGAACGATTTGCAGCAAATGCACTAGCAGCACACGCACACCTCAGTGCAGCTCAAGTGCAGGGACATTTCATGCTTTATAAAATGGACCCTGCTGGTGCTATAGACAATGTTGCGAAGATATAA